A stretch of the Thermoanaerobaculia bacterium genome encodes the following:
- a CDS encoding thiolase family protein: protein MSQPVTVIVDAVRSPMGVKKGNMIGIRSDELAAQVTRALLDRQPGLPLEAIEDVVLGCAFPEHTQGMLMARGVALLVGIPREAGAKVVNRFCGSSMDAVHQISQGIIAGDLSCGIAIGVEDMFAIPVGGFNPSFHPRLSEMRYYISMGETAEILAEEGKISREDQEAFSVGSHEKALKAWEEGKFKNEVVPIDKNGTVIDRDEGPKTPDLEKIRSLKPAFKDGGSITAATSSPISIGASALIVTSESFAKDHNLPIRARILSRTVAGVDWTRMGMGPLPATEKALKAVRLTMDDIDLIELNEAFAAQSLYVIRKGGWPMDRINIHGGAIALGHPLGASGARIMTTLINALEQTGGKRGLATMCIGTGQGIATVIERG, encoded by the coding sequence ATGAGTCAACCTGTTACCGTCATCGTAGACGCTGTCCGAAGTCCCATGGGAGTCAAAAAGGGCAACATGATCGGCATTCGGTCCGACGAGCTTGCAGCCCAGGTGACCCGTGCCCTCCTGGACCGGCAACCCGGTCTTCCGCTGGAAGCCATCGAAGATGTGGTCCTGGGCTGTGCCTTTCCGGAACACACCCAGGGCATGCTCATGGCCCGCGGTGTCGCACTTCTCGTCGGGATCCCCAGGGAGGCGGGCGCCAAAGTGGTGAATCGATTCTGCGGATCCTCGATGGACGCGGTCCATCAGATCTCCCAGGGAATCATTGCGGGTGATCTTTCCTGCGGAATTGCGATCGGTGTCGAAGACATGTTCGCCATTCCCGTCGGAGGATTTAACCCCTCCTTCCATCCCCGTCTGAGTGAGATGCGCTATTACATCTCCATGGGAGAGACCGCCGAAATCCTGGCGGAAGAAGGGAAGATCTCCCGGGAAGACCAGGAAGCCTTTTCCGTGGGTTCCCACGAAAAGGCGCTGAAGGCATGGGAAGAGGGAAAATTCAAAAACGAAGTGGTTCCGATCGATAAAAACGGGACCGTCATCGACCGGGACGAAGGACCAAAGACGCCCGATCTTGAAAAGATACGATCGCTGAAACCCGCCTTCAAAGACGGCGGATCCATTACCGCCGCAACTTCGAGCCCCATTTCTATCGGCGCCTCTGCCCTCATCGTGACCAGTGAATCCTTTGCAAAGGATCACAACCTCCCCATTCGGGCACGGATCCTTTCCCGAACCGTGGCAGGAGTTGACTGGACCCGCATGGGAATGGGTCCTCTTCCGGCCACGGAAAAGGCCCTGAAGGCAGTCAGGCTGACGATGGACGACATAGATCTAATCGAATTGAACGAGGCTTTTGCCGCGCAATCTCTCTATGTCATCCGAAAGGGCGGGTGGCCCATGGATCGGATCAACATTCACGGTGGCGCCATTGCCCTGGGGCACCCCCTGGGAGCTTCGGGCGCCCGGATCATGACTACACTAATCAATGCCCTGGAACAGACCGGCGGAAAGCGGGGGCTGGCCACAATGTGCATTGGAACGGGCCAGGGCATCGCAACCGTCATCGAGAGGGGGTAA
- a CDS encoding DUF2723 domain-containing protein — MGRERWIVLALLGGLYLYTMAPSVYVHDAGELTTAAWTLGIGHPPGAPMYMMLCKLFLSVVPLGHIAWRASLFSAVMALLAFWILAGLAFRITGNRVLSLTAALAAGLSPVLWSQAEMAEVYTLEVVLLLLFFSSLPKKLDDDCPPLLSAFLWGLLLTCHMGLVPLTPLVLGLLAWPVRRDFRTFLVRLIRIAPAFLLPLSLYLYLPVRSLQNPAMDWGNPETLQNFFWHLTNRQVRGRMLTLPVGAYLTRTFEYVHILWSNLLLLLPLAMAGLWFGWKRKNLLAWMALPVVLADGAFIVFADTAPLASEAYAIPSVIGLVLLSLFALTDLHQRYRWMEAGKWMVLGAVLAWSFVPFPYRDVHENLIIRDTVEAVLAQVPAGGALFTWEDNTTFPLAYLTLVEGARPDMDIWDRQGNLFQTVYDRPLFLLNEGELTRYRQSKEEPKVTALLKEGRAVVFSDPFLEYIPTSWHLLFTGTVAQAVLPGTRVLPALPPPQPRVNARPDWMSRQVLASDLVRRARGGDGGGEALARALYLSDLAPLDLRIAQMARDFGDHDLSLKSLDQALKIDPYLAPALSLKGFILLQSGKNEESRAVLKRAIDLDPSLPQPPSTLGLLSVEEKKWKEAEAWFSRSLELDPGQAATLYNRARARLQLGKTEGAKEDLVSALQVDTTLFPARSLLLDLLRQQESLEESEAVLCGICKAHKPSDLSPEWLASFLVHASRLHFPSCIHDWLIGSGLEEPWKTVADSYLKVESGVRREKEIPPREQGKLERD; from the coding sequence GTGGGCCGTGAACGGTGGATCGTTCTCGCTCTGCTGGGGGGACTCTACCTGTACACCATGGCACCATCGGTTTACGTGCACGATGCCGGGGAACTCACCACGGCGGCCTGGACCCTGGGAATCGGTCATCCCCCCGGGGCTCCCATGTACATGATGTTGTGCAAGCTCTTTCTTTCCGTGGTTCCCCTGGGCCACATCGCATGGCGGGCCAGCCTATTTTCCGCCGTGATGGCGCTTCTGGCCTTCTGGATCCTTGCAGGCCTTGCCTTCCGTATCACGGGCAACCGGGTCCTGTCCCTGACGGCCGCCCTGGCGGCAGGTCTCTCCCCGGTACTCTGGTCCCAGGCGGAGATGGCGGAGGTGTACACGCTGGAAGTTGTCCTTCTCCTTCTCTTTTTCTCCTCACTGCCGAAAAAACTGGATGACGATTGCCCACCTCTTCTGTCCGCTTTTCTCTGGGGACTTCTCCTGACCTGCCACATGGGTCTCGTGCCTCTGACGCCTCTGGTCCTGGGACTCCTTGCCTGGCCCGTCCGGAGGGATTTCCGTACCTTTCTGGTTCGCCTCATCCGTATCGCTCCCGCATTCTTACTGCCCCTTTCCCTCTATCTCTACCTGCCCGTGCGATCTCTTCAAAACCCTGCAATGGACTGGGGAAACCCCGAAACCCTCCAGAACTTCTTCTGGCATCTAACCAACCGGCAGGTCCGGGGTCGGATGCTGACGTTGCCGGTCGGAGCCTACCTCACGCGAACCTTTGAATATGTTCACATCCTCTGGTCGAACCTTCTCCTCCTTCTCCCCCTTGCCATGGCCGGCCTGTGGTTCGGATGGAAGCGAAAGAACCTTTTGGCCTGGATGGCTCTCCCTGTTGTTCTGGCCGATGGTGCCTTTATCGTCTTTGCCGATACCGCTCCCCTGGCCTCGGAAGCCTACGCCATTCCCTCCGTCATCGGTCTTGTTCTCCTGTCTCTCTTCGCCCTTACCGACCTCCATCAACGGTACAGATGGATGGAAGCCGGAAAATGGATGGTTCTGGGAGCCGTCCTTGCCTGGTCTTTCGTTCCCTTTCCCTACCGGGACGTCCACGAAAACCTTATTATCAGGGACACCGTGGAGGCCGTACTTGCCCAGGTGCCTGCCGGAGGTGCTCTCTTTACCTGGGAAGACAACACAACCTTTCCCCTTGCCTACCTGACATTAGTGGAAGGAGCCCGTCCCGATATGGATATATGGGACCGCCAGGGCAATCTCTTTCAGACCGTGTACGACCGGCCTCTTTTCCTTCTGAATGAGGGAGAGCTCACACGCTACAGACAATCGAAAGAGGAGCCGAAGGTGACCGCCCTTCTGAAAGAGGGCCGGGCTGTTGTCTTCTCGGATCCCTTCCTGGAGTACATACCGACTTCATGGCATCTGCTTTTCACCGGTACAGTGGCACAGGCCGTGCTGCCGGGAACCCGGGTTTTACCCGCATTACCGCCGCCTCAACCCAGGGTGAACGCCAGGCCTGACTGGATGAGCCGGCAGGTCCTGGCCTCCGATCTGGTTCGAAGGGCCAGGGGCGGGGACGGGGGAGGAGAAGCTCTTGCCCGGGCCCTGTACCTTTCCGACCTGGCTCCTCTTGACCTCAGGATTGCGCAGATGGCCAGAGATTTCGGAGACCATGATCTTTCCCTGAAGTCCCTCGATCAGGCTCTGAAGATTGACCCTTACCTGGCTCCCGCTTTAAGCCTGAAAGGCTTTATCCTGCTTCAATCGGGGAAAAACGAAGAGAGCCGGGCAGTCCTCAAACGGGCCATCGATCTTGATCCCTCCCTGCCCCAGCCGCCTTCGACCCTGGGACTTCTGAGCGTCGAAGAAAAAAAGTGGAAAGAGGCCGAAGCCTGGTTCAGCCGATCCCTGGAGCTGGATCCCGGCCAGGCGGCTACCCTCTACAACCGTGCGCGGGCCCGTCTTCAGCTCGGTAAGACCGAAGGAGCGAAAGAGGATCTTGTTTCAGCCCTTCAGGTGGATACAACCCTCTTCCCGGCGCGTTCCCTCCTGCTGGACCTCCTGCGACAACAGGAAAGCCTGGAGGAATCAGAGGCTGTGCTCTGCGGAATCTGCAAAGCCCACAAGCCCTCGGATCTTTCTCCCGAATGGCTTGCGTCGTTCCTGGTCCACGCCTCCCGGCTCCATTTTCCCTCCTGTATCCACGACTGGCTTATCGGATCCGGTCTGGAGGAGCCCTGGAAAACGGTGGCGGACAGTTATTTAAAAGTGGAATCGGGTGTCAGGAGAGAGAAAGAAATACCACCCAGAGAGCAAGGAAAGTTAGAGAGAGACTAA
- a CDS encoding 3-hydroxyacyl-CoA dehydrogenase NAD-binding domain-containing protein: MDIQKIGVLGSGVMGSQLAAHFANAGFHTYLFDLNQDLAEGGLKRATEIKPKAFYHERFTKRVTPVNYDEHLDRLSECQWVIEAIAERLDWKTDLYRRVGDVMAPGTIVTSNTSGLALSDLTADMSAGMRKNFFITHFFNPPRYLKLVEIVNGADNDPVTVQQMSDFIARKLGKGIVNAKDTPNFIANRIGVFGMMLALDLTRRMRLSVEEVDKLTGPVMGRPKSATYRTADIVGLDTLAFVAKTAYDRCTNDEARNLFQVPDVLQKLIEAGRLGQKSGEGFYKKEGRDILSLDLETLEYTPQKKVRMDGIGVARRHTDKLKSIRALVFNPDIAGTFAWELTMGTLAYAARRIPEISDDIVQIDNAMKWGFGWDVGPFELWDALGVHTTALRMEAEGKKIPPIVQDLLDAGEDSFYRRDEEARRVYFQMESKVMEPLPVPKDIVVLADQKAKGKTLLENWCASLVDLDDGVACLAFHSILQPEFNPIDASILDMAGQALAYVGRKGYRGLVISHDGTHFCAGANLAMILELARAKKYDMLAMVSKTFQDLGQAMKYAPFPVVAAPFSVCLGGGYEISAPADRVVALAELYCGAVEVGVGLIPGAGGNLRILETIHRCTPVRKFGPFPPVQKAFETIGFAKVSMSAYEAIDLGYFPHDTKIVLSRDHLLATAKQEVLTLAENYNPPSPPDDLILPGEGGRLAVESTIDNFRYAGTISEHDALIGKKLAYVLTGGERANGITPLDEQYMLDIEREVFVSLAGEPKSQERMGYMLKKGKPLRN, from the coding sequence ATGGATATTCAAAAGATCGGCGTGCTCGGATCCGGCGTGATGGGCAGCCAGCTGGCCGCCCACTTCGCCAATGCCGGCTTCCACACGTACCTCTTCGATTTAAACCAGGATCTGGCCGAAGGAGGATTAAAACGGGCAACCGAGATTAAGCCGAAAGCGTTTTATCATGAGCGGTTCACGAAGCGGGTCACCCCTGTAAATTACGACGAGCACCTGGACCGGCTTTCGGAATGCCAGTGGGTGATTGAGGCCATTGCCGAACGCCTGGACTGGAAAACCGATCTCTACCGCCGGGTGGGTGACGTCATGGCTCCGGGAACTATCGTGACCTCCAACACCTCCGGATTGGCCCTTTCTGACCTTACCGCGGACATGTCCGCGGGGATGAGGAAAAATTTCTTTATCACTCACTTTTTCAACCCGCCCCGTTACCTGAAGCTGGTGGAGATCGTGAACGGAGCGGACAACGACCCCGTTACCGTACAGCAGATGTCCGATTTCATTGCCCGGAAGCTGGGTAAGGGCATCGTGAACGCAAAGGACACGCCAAACTTTATCGCCAACCGGATCGGGGTCTTCGGCATGATGCTGGCCCTGGATCTGACCCGCCGGATGCGCCTGAGCGTGGAAGAGGTGGACAAGCTGACCGGACCTGTCATGGGCCGCCCCAAGTCGGCGACCTATCGTACGGCCGACATCGTGGGCCTGGACACCCTGGCCTTCGTGGCCAAAACCGCCTATGACAGGTGCACGAACGATGAAGCCCGGAACCTTTTCCAGGTTCCCGACGTCCTTCAGAAGCTGATCGAAGCCGGGCGTCTGGGTCAGAAAAGCGGGGAGGGTTTTTACAAAAAGGAGGGCCGGGACATCCTCTCCCTCGATCTGGAGACCCTGGAATACACACCTCAAAAGAAGGTGCGGATGGATGGGATCGGTGTGGCCCGGCGCCATACGGACAAGCTGAAATCGATCCGGGCCCTCGTCTTCAACCCCGACATCGCCGGCACCTTTGCCTGGGAGCTGACGATGGGAACCCTTGCGTATGCCGCCAGGAGGATTCCGGAAATCTCCGACGACATCGTCCAGATCGACAATGCCATGAAATGGGGATTCGGCTGGGATGTCGGACCCTTTGAGCTCTGGGACGCCCTGGGGGTTCACACGACGGCCCTCCGGATGGAAGCGGAAGGAAAAAAGATTCCTCCCATCGTTCAGGATCTCCTCGATGCAGGGGAAGACAGCTTCTACCGAAGGGACGAGGAAGCACGGCGTGTCTACTTCCAGATGGAATCAAAGGTAATGGAACCCCTGCCTGTCCCGAAGGATATCGTCGTTCTGGCGGATCAGAAGGCGAAGGGTAAAACCCTTCTGGAAAACTGGTGCGCCTCCCTTGTCGATCTTGACGACGGTGTCGCCTGCCTCGCCTTTCACTCCATCCTTCAACCGGAGTTCAACCCGATTGACGCCTCCATTCTGGACATGGCCGGACAGGCTCTGGCCTACGTTGGTAGAAAGGGATATCGGGGTCTCGTGATCTCCCATGACGGTACACACTTCTGCGCCGGTGCCAACCTCGCCATGATCCTGGAACTGGCACGGGCGAAGAAGTATGACATGCTTGCCATGGTATCCAAGACCTTTCAGGACCTGGGTCAGGCCATGAAGTATGCTCCATTCCCGGTTGTGGCGGCGCCTTTCAGCGTCTGCCTGGGAGGCGGATATGAAATTTCAGCCCCGGCGGACCGGGTAGTGGCCCTCGCCGAACTCTACTGTGGGGCCGTGGAGGTCGGGGTCGGTCTGATCCCGGGCGCCGGCGGAAACCTGCGGATTCTGGAGACGATCCACCGCTGCACGCCCGTCAGGAAGTTCGGTCCCTTTCCTCCGGTTCAGAAGGCCTTCGAAACGATCGGATTCGCGAAGGTTTCGATGTCGGCATATGAAGCCATCGATCTGGGGTATTTTCCGCACGACACGAAGATCGTTCTCTCCCGGGACCACCTCCTGGCCACGGCCAAGCAGGAAGTCCTGACCCTTGCCGAGAACTACAATCCTCCGTCACCTCCTGATGACCTTATTCTTCCGGGAGAGGGAGGAAGGCTCGCCGTCGAGTCGACGATCGACAACTTCCGCTATGCCGGAACGATCAGCGAGCACGACGCCCTCATCGGCAAGAAGCTGGCATATGTCCTGACGGGCGGTGAACGGGCAAACGGGATCACGCCCCTTGACGAGCAGTACATGCTGGATATCGAGCGGGAAGTCTTCGTGAGCCTGGCCGGGGAACCGAAGTCCCAGGAACGGATGGGCTACATGCTGAAGAAGGGAAAACCCCTCCGGAACTGA
- a CDS encoding carbamoyltransferase C-terminal domain-containing protein, which yields MISLGIHAFTHDASAALSIDGRPVAFAEEERFSRIKGDPEFPYRSIRFCLNTSGVSAKDIDRVTFPFRPERGAWKRLTYLSRNPLTAVSRFLDLWQKGRRMQGIGNRLFSLDIHAPVTHSDHYLAHALAVFLASPFEQAAVMVLDGVAEAWSGAFYRAERFPAPRLTRLGRLPFPHSPGLVYAAVTEHLGFRHNREEGKVMSMAALGDDRYRIDFGSVFQVHGLSLQTERKWFDFGGTWTTPIFRKVFGPPRREGEPLEDRHFALARVLQENVERVSLHMAKTLLDKTGCRDLCFGGGMALNPALNGALRQTSGCGNLYCLPAGGDAGTALGAVLMGKADPHWFLEHPYLGYEASREELGGAVQALGETHIVLEKDAVLKAAELLAKGAIGGWFRGKSEMGPRALGHRSILADPRSKGVRDRLNRAIKQRESFQPFAPAVLIDRCRDLFPGVVSSPYMLQTFLLPEETRALIPAVIHEDGTSRIQTVTPGDGSGLDELLLEFEALTGLPVLLNTSLNGKGEPLANSPKDAAAIFERCGLDFLVLEDILVMRRNSCGP from the coding sequence ATGATTTCCCTGGGGATTCACGCCTTTACCCACGATGCCTCCGCCGCCCTCTCTATCGACGGCCGCCCGGTGGCCTTCGCGGAGGAAGAGCGCTTTTCCCGGATCAAGGGAGATCCTGAATTTCCTTACCGTTCCATCCGGTTCTGCCTCAATACCTCCGGAGTCAGTGCAAAAGATATTGACCGTGTCACCTTTCCCTTTCGGCCGGAACGGGGTGCTTGGAAGCGGCTGACGTACCTTTCACGAAACCCTCTTACTGCCGTTAGCCGTTTTCTGGATCTCTGGCAAAAGGGCCGAAGGATGCAGGGAATCGGAAACCGGCTTTTTTCTCTGGATATTCACGCTCCCGTCACCCATTCGGACCACTACCTGGCCCATGCCCTTGCAGTCTTTCTTGCTTCACCCTTCGAACAGGCTGCGGTGATGGTTCTGGATGGAGTGGCGGAAGCATGGTCCGGAGCCTTCTATCGGGCGGAGCGCTTTCCCGCACCCCGCCTGACCCGCCTGGGCAGGCTCCCCTTTCCCCACTCCCCTGGCCTGGTCTATGCCGCCGTGACGGAGCATCTCGGGTTTCGCCACAACCGGGAAGAGGGAAAGGTCATGTCGATGGCGGCCCTGGGGGATGATCGCTACAGGATTGACTTTGGGTCCGTCTTCCAGGTTCATGGATTATCCCTGCAGACAGAGAGGAAGTGGTTCGATTTTGGAGGAACCTGGACAACGCCGATCTTTCGAAAGGTCTTTGGCCCTCCACGCAGGGAAGGGGAACCTCTGGAAGATCGGCACTTTGCCCTCGCCCGGGTCCTTCAGGAGAACGTGGAGCGGGTCAGCCTTCACATGGCGAAAACTCTGCTGGACAAAACCGGGTGCCGGGACCTCTGCTTCGGGGGGGGGATGGCGCTGAATCCGGCCCTGAACGGAGCCCTGCGGCAAACATCCGGCTGCGGCAACCTCTACTGCCTTCCCGCGGGAGGAGATGCGGGAACGGCCCTGGGAGCGGTACTGATGGGGAAGGCCGATCCACACTGGTTTCTGGAACATCCCTATCTGGGGTACGAAGCCTCCAGGGAAGAGCTGGGCGGTGCGGTTCAAGCACTTGGGGAAACGCACATCGTGCTGGAAAAAGATGCAGTCCTAAAAGCCGCGGAACTGCTGGCAAAGGGAGCCATCGGGGGGTGGTTCCGGGGGAAGTCGGAGATGGGACCCCGGGCCCTGGGGCACCGCTCCATCCTGGCCGATCCAAGAAGCAAAGGTGTTCGAGACCGATTAAACCGGGCCATAAAGCAACGGGAATCTTTTCAGCCCTTTGCCCCGGCTGTCCTTATCGATCGATGTCGAGACCTCTTTCCCGGCGTGGTATCAAGCCCCTATATGCTCCAGACCTTTCTCCTGCCCGAAGAGACCCGCGCCCTGATTCCCGCCGTTATCCACGAAGACGGGACATCCCGGATCCAGACCGTGACACCGGGGGATGGTTCGGGACTGGATGAACTTCTCCTTGAATTTGAAGCGCTGACCGGTCTCCCCGTTCTGCTGAACACCTCGCTGAACGGTAAAGGCGAACCCCTGGCCAACTCCCCGAAAGATGCCGCCGCAATCTTCGAACGGTGCGGCCTCGATTTTCTGGTACTGGAAGATATTCTGGTCATGAGGAGAAACTCCTGTGGGCCGTGA
- a CDS encoding HD domain-containing protein, which translates to MPSNRFVQVLEWAVRLHGKQKRKGTEIPYIAHLLGVASIAMEFGADEEEAMAALLHDAVEDQGGSETREAIRRTFGDRVTRIVIGCTDSEETPRPPWKTRKEAYLARVSTFDRSILLVSLADKIYNLRTIIRLYRDQGDSLLKKLKGGKEGRRWYYNALVGVFGDNPETPGELLKEFTRTVQEFNDLAKG; encoded by the coding sequence ATCCCTTCGAACCGGTTTGTTCAAGTCCTCGAATGGGCCGTCCGCCTGCATGGCAAGCAGAAACGGAAGGGAACGGAAATTCCTTACATCGCCCACCTTCTCGGTGTGGCCAGTATCGCCATGGAATTCGGTGCCGATGAGGAGGAAGCCATGGCGGCGCTCCTCCATGACGCGGTGGAGGATCAGGGCGGGAGCGAGACGCGGGAGGCCATACGAAGGACATTCGGGGACAGGGTTACCCGTATTGTTATCGGGTGCACCGACAGCGAGGAGACCCCCAGGCCACCATGGAAAACGAGGAAAGAGGCCTACCTGGCCAGGGTGTCCACCTTCGATCGATCGATTCTTCTTGTTTCCCTTGCGGATAAGATCTACAACCTTCGGACGATTATACGGCTCTACCGCGACCAGGGTGACAGCCTCCTGAAGAAGCTGAAAGGAGGGAAGGAGGGACGACGATGGTATTACAATGCTCTTGTTGGTGTTTTTGGCGACAACCCCGAAACGCCCGGGGAACTCCTGAAGGAGTTCACCCGGACGGTTCAGGAATTTAATGATCTGGCAAAAGGCTGA
- a CDS encoding acyl-CoA dehydrogenase family protein, whose amino-acid sequence MKQGGSFLLEPVVGKIFTREQFTEEQQEINEMVRQFARERIYPNRGELGTHAKELHLQLMKEASELGLTAIDVPEAYGGMDMDKITSAMVVEALTTGQSASWMVTFLAHCGIGTLPIVYFGSEAQKATWLPKLTSVDYLSAYALTEPGAGSDALNIKTSAHLSEDGTHYVLTGTKQFITNGGWADLFIIFAKIDDSDFTAFVVPRDTEGLTIGPEEEKMGIRGSSTTSVTLENCRVPVENLLGERGKGHHIAFNILNIGRFKLGAADLGGCKACVGQAVTYALERKQFGQPIATFDAIRSKFADMVVRTYVLDSAIYRTVGLMEERISTLDPSSEDYRLKVWDALEAFAIEASIAKILGSETLFGVSDHGIQIYGGYGFIEEYPMAGVFRDTRIDRIYEGTNEINRMVIYGYLLKNALLEEIPLRESVKTWTKMPSMAEGPFAWEIQALEAMRRMVMKLVDRAIGVYGQDLRNEQIVGEQLADLVIGYYGASSALNRVLHHDGSGRDRALKSIVRLAVTSVLKQFTGTIHGLAPTLYPGKEWEQARGPFSELFMYTIIPFNPVDEIRHLTDDLYQHQTYRYE is encoded by the coding sequence GGGGAGAGCTGGGGACTCATGCGAAGGAGCTTCACCTTCAATTGATGAAGGAGGCTTCGGAGCTGGGACTCACCGCCATCGATGTTCCGGAAGCGTACGGCGGAATGGATATGGACAAGATTACGTCGGCGATGGTGGTGGAAGCCCTGACAACGGGGCAGAGTGCCTCCTGGATGGTCACCTTCCTTGCCCATTGCGGAATCGGAACCCTGCCCATCGTTTACTTCGGATCCGAAGCACAGAAGGCCACCTGGCTGCCGAAGCTGACCTCCGTGGATTACCTTTCCGCCTATGCCCTGACGGAGCCCGGCGCAGGGTCCGATGCTCTTAATATCAAGACATCGGCCCATCTTTCGGAGGACGGTACCCATTACGTCCTGACGGGCACGAAGCAGTTCATCACCAACGGCGGCTGGGCCGATCTCTTCATCATCTTTGCCAAGATCGATGATTCCGACTTCACCGCCTTTGTCGTTCCACGCGACACCGAGGGGCTGACCATCGGGCCCGAAGAAGAAAAGATGGGCATCCGGGGCTCCTCGACCACAAGCGTGACCCTGGAGAATTGCAGGGTGCCCGTGGAGAACCTTCTGGGCGAGAGGGGCAAGGGGCATCACATTGCCTTCAATATCCTGAATATCGGCCGTTTCAAGCTTGGTGCGGCGGATCTGGGAGGGTGCAAGGCCTGTGTCGGGCAGGCGGTGACCTATGCCCTCGAACGAAAGCAGTTCGGCCAGCCCATCGCGACCTTTGATGCCATCCGGTCCAAGTTTGCCGATATGGTGGTTCGAACCTACGTTCTGGACTCAGCCATCTATCGGACCGTAGGACTGATGGAGGAGAGGATCTCCACGCTGGATCCATCTTCCGAAGATTACCGCTTGAAAGTCTGGGACGCGCTTGAAGCCTTTGCCATCGAGGCATCCATCGCCAAAATTCTTGGGAGCGAAACACTCTTTGGAGTTTCGGATCACGGAATTCAAATCTACGGTGGATACGGATTCATTGAAGAGTATCCCATGGCAGGGGTCTTCCGGGACACACGGATTGACAGGATCTATGAGGGCACAAATGAAATCAACCGTATGGTGATCTATGGCTATCTTCTTAAAAATGCCCTCCTGGAAGAGATTCCCCTGCGGGAATCGGTCAAGACCTGGACAAAAATGCCCTCCATGGCAGAAGGTCCCTTCGCCTGGGAGATTCAGGCACTGGAAGCCATGAGACGAATGGTCATGAAGCTGGTGGATCGCGCGATCGGCGTGTATGGCCAGGACCTTCGCAATGAGCAGATCGTTGGAGAACAGCTTGCCGATCTGGTGATCGGATATTACGGAGCCTCTTCAGCTCTGAACCGGGTTCTCCATCACGACGGATCCGGGAGAGACCGGGCTCTGAAATCGATTGTCCGGCTGGCCGTGACGTCGGTACTGAAACAGTTCACCGGAACGATCCACGGCCTGGCACCGACACTCTATCCGGGGAAGGAATGGGAGCAGGCCCGGGGTCCATTCTCCGAGCTTTTCATGTACACAATCATTCCCTTCAATCCGGTGGATGAGATCCGCCATCTGACCGACGATCTCTATCAGCACCAAACCTATCGTTACGAATAA